Within the Leisingera thetidis genome, the region CTCCTTCATCCCCGGTATGCCCTTGCGCGCGGCCATCGCGCTTTGCGCCCGCTCGCCCAGGGTGCCGTAGACCTCGGAGATGTTGACGCCGACCTTCTCGAACACCCGGCCGCCGCGCATCACGCTCATCAGCCCGCCGCCCGCGTCCGCGCCGTCGTCCGAGGTGCGCTTGGTCTCTGTCACCTCGAACCGGCCCGGTGCGAGGTCCGAGAACGGGCCTTCGCTGTGACTGTCCTCCAGCTCTTCAAAGGCAGCGACGATTTGGTCGCGCAGTTCCCGGAACCAGGCGGCGGCCTTGGCCTTTTCCTCTGTCATCTCAGGCGTCATGGGTCGTCTTTCCAATCAGTGAACCGGGGCCGCAACCGGATCCAGCAGCGTGCGGCCGCCGTCCAGCGTCAGCACCTGGCCGGTCATGAAGCCGGAGGCATCCGAAGCCAGAAACTGCGCTGTCTCGGTCAGTTCGGTGGGCGAGGCGATGCGGCCCAGCGGCGTATGCGCCTCGATGTCCTGGCGGTAGCTGCGGTTGTCCTTCAGCGTGGTCTGCATCGACGCGCTCATCACCGAGCCGAACGCAATCGAGTTCACCCGGATCCGATGCGGCGCCAGCGCCACCGACAGCGAGCGGGTGGCCTGATCCAGCGCGGCGGAGGCCACCGAATAGGCCATCAGGTCCGGGTGGGTGCGGCGCGCCGCGATCGAAGACAGGCTGATGATGCTGCCCAGCGGACCGCCGCTGTCCTCGCTTTCCTCGCCCTGCTTGATCATCCGCTTGGCCACCTGCTGCGACAGCCGGACGGTGGGCAGCAGGCTTTGCATCAGCAGCTGGTCCAGCGTGTCGTCCGCCGGATCCAGCGGGTCCGTGGCCACCATCTGACGGGCGCCGTTCACCAGGATGTCCACCCCGTCAAAGGCGTCGATGGTGGCCGACAGCAGGTTGGCGATGGTCAGCCGCTCGCGCAGGTCGCCGGCGAAATAGCGGATGTTGCTTTCCTCCGCCTGCTCGCCCAGTTCGGCCACCAGCTGCGCCTCCTGCATGTCGGCAAACATCACATTGGCGCCGGCGTCGGCAAACTGCTTGCCGATCGCCAGGCCGATGCCGCTGGAAGCGCCGGTCACGATGGCTGTCTTGCCGGAGATGGAAAAGGACATTTGGGCACTCCCTGGCCGTTTGGACCGCACGTTAGACCGGGCCTGCCGGTTTGAAAACCGGCATTGCGGCCGCGCGCGGTTACTTGCGGGCGCGTTTCGGTTTGGCCGCGTGCAGGATCTTGAAGCGGTTGTCGCCGCCCTCCTCGCGCACCTGGGCAAAGCGGTCCGCCAGCGCCGTCTCATAGGGCAAGTGACGGTTGGCCACCATCCACAGGCTGCCGCCCGGCGCCAGCATCGCGGCGGCCGCGCCGATGAAGGCCTGACCCAGCGACGGCTCTGCCGCGCGGCCTGTGTGAAATGGCGGGTTCATCACCACGGTGTTCACCAGCCCCGGCGCCTTCCAGCTGCGGGCATCGGCCCAGTGGAACTGCGCCCGGCCGTCCGCCGCGTTCTGCCGCGCGCAGGCGAGCGCGTGAAAGTCCGCCTCCGCCAGATGCAGCTCTTCAACGCCCTCGCGCTTCAGCACTTCGGCCGAGAGATAGCCCCAGCCCGCGCCCAGATCGGCGACGCAGCGGCCCAGCTTCTGCGGCAGCGCCGCTGCCAGCAGCTTTGACGCGGGATCGATCCCGTCCGCCGAGAACACGCCCGGCGCGGTCACAAAGCCCTCCACCTGCTGCGGCCCCGCGGGCAGCCAATCGGACAGATCGGTGCCGCCCTCGATCCAGAACACCTTGCCATGCGCCTTGGAGACCGGTGCCGACGGCGCGCAGC harbors:
- a CDS encoding SDR family NAD(P)-dependent oxidoreductase, which translates into the protein MSFSISGKTAIVTGASSGIGLAIGKQFADAGANVMFADMQEAQLVAELGEQAEESNIRYFAGDLRERLTIANLLSATIDAFDGVDILVNGARQMVATDPLDPADDTLDQLLMQSLLPTVRLSQQVAKRMIKQGEESEDSGGPLGSIISLSSIAARRTHPDLMAYSVASAALDQATRSLSVALAPHRIRVNSIAFGSVMSASMQTTLKDNRSYRQDIEAHTPLGRIASPTELTETAQFLASDASGFMTGQVLTLDGGRTLLDPVAAPVH
- a CDS encoding class I SAM-dependent methyltransferase, with protein sequence MSVRLSLAAQSGGFAVPSEGRIAIFHPRAGHDLSSLPKDQLRIIQPFRPDHDHFAGQGYDCTPVPEAGEDFAAAVVFLPRAKALARMLVAQAAAATSGQVLIDGAKTEGIDSLLKDLRKRCAPSAPVSKAHGKVFWIEGGTDLSDWLPAGPQQVEGFVTAPGVFSADGIDPASKLLAAALPQKLGRCVADLGAGWGYLSAEVLKREGVEELHLAEADFHALACARQNAADGRAQFHWADARSWKAPGLVNTVVMNPPFHTGRAAEPSLGQAFIGAAAAMLAPGGSLWMVANRHLPYETALADRFAQVREEGGDNRFKILHAAKPKRARK